The sequence tctgtcttacacccattgtatgtgaacgttagaatctatcacacccgatcttcacgtggtgctttgaaacaacgaactttcgcaacgttgcacagttagggggaacactttcttgaaattattatgagggatcatcttatttactaccgtcgttctaagcaaataagatgcataaacatgataaacatcgcatgcaatgaaatagtgacatgatatggccaatatcattttgctccttttgatctccatcttcggggctccatgatcatcatcgtcaccggcatgacaccatgatctccatcatcgtgatctccatcatcgtgtctccatggagttgtctcgccaacttattacttctactactatggctaacggtttagcaatgaagtaaagtaattacatggcgttattcagtgacacgcaggtcatacaataaataaagacaactcctatggctcctgccggttatcatactcatcgacatgcaagtcgtgattcctattacaagaatatgatcaatctcatacatcacatatatttcattcatcacatccttcttggccatatcacatcacatagcataccctgcaaaaacaagttagacatcctctaattgttgtttgcatgttttacgtggctgctatgggtttctagcaagaacgtttcttacctacgcaaaaccacaacgtgatatgccaattgctatttacccttcataaggacccttttcgtcgaatccgatccgactaaaatgggagagactgacacccgctagccaccttatgcaacaagtgcatgtcagtcggtggaacctatctcacgtaagtgtacgtgtaaggtcggtccgggccgcttcatcccacaataccgtcgaaacaagataggactagtaacggtaagcatattgaacaaaatcaacgaccacaacaacttgtgttctactcgtgcatagaatctacgcaatagatctagctcatgatgccactgttggggaacgtagcagaaattcaaaattttctacgcatcaccaagatcaatctatggagattctagcaacaagagagatagggagtgcatcttcatacccttgaagatcgctaagcggaagcattacaagaacgcggttgatggagtcgtactcgcgacgattcaaatcgcggaagatctgatctagcgccgaacggacggcgcctccgcgtccaacacacgtacagcccagggacgtctcctccttcttgatccagcaaggggagaggagaagtttagggagagatccagcagcacgacggcatggtggtggagcttgcagttctccggcagggcttcaccaagcactaccgaggaggaggtggagttggagagggggagggctgcgccaggggcaagggtgaagctcccatgcgtctccccactatatataggggtggagggggctggtttcttgccctccaagtccattggggcattggcaaaggtgggaggaaagaaatcccatcatttccttccccaccgattgttatcccccctttttagggatcttgatcttatcccttcgggatatgatcttattccttttaaggggggatcttggtgcaccttgaccaagggtgtggggccttgtcccgactacccacgttcatgtgggtccccccatgcaggtgggccccactccggaaccttctagaaccttcccggtacaataccaaaaaatcccgaacattttccggtggccaaaataggacttcccatatataaatctttacctccggaccattacggaactcctcgtgacgtccgggatctcatccgggactcggaacagcATTCGGTAACTAcacactatttcccataacaactctagcgtcaccgaaccttaagtgtgtagaccctacgggttcgggaatcatgcagacatgaccgagatagctctctggccaataaccaacagcgggatctggatacccatgttggctcccacatgttccacggtgatctcatcggatgaaccacgatgtcaaggattcaagcaatcccgtatacaattccgtttatcaatcggtatgttacttgcccgagattcgatcgtcgttatcccaataccttgttcaatctcgttaccggcaagtcactttactcgttccgcaatgcatgatcccgtgactaactacttagtcacattgagctcattatgatgatgcattaccgagtgggcccagagatacctctccgtctcacggagtgacaaatcccagtctcgattcgtgccaacccaacagacactttcggagatacccatagtgcacctttatagccacccagttacgttgtgacgtttggcacacccaaagcattcctaggtatccgggagttgcacaatctcatggtctaaggaaatgatacttgacattagcaaagcttttagcaaacgaactacacgatcttgtgctatgcttaggattgggtcttgtccatcacatcattctcctaatgatgtgatcccgttatcaatgacatccaatgtccatggtaaggaaactatgaccatctgttgatcaacgagctagtcaactagaggctcactagggacatgttgtggtctatgtattcacacatgtattgcggttttcggtcaatacaattatagcatgaataataaacaattatcatgaacaaggaaatacaataataaccattttattattgcctctagggcatatctccaacattcagatctgaacctattatgttttcatgaatatatgtgagttcttgatcctatcttgcaagtcaatagtcacctactatatgttatgatccggcaacccgaagtgacaataatcgagaccactcccggtgatgactgtagtttgaggagttcatgtattcactaagtgttaatgcttagGTCCGGTACTCTactgaaaggaggccttaatattccttagtttccaataggaccctgctgccatgtgagggtaggacaaaagatgtcatgcaagttcttttccataagcacatatgactatattcggaatacatgtctacatgacattgatgaactggagctagttctgtgtcacactatgttatattgcatgatgaattgcatccggcataattatccatcattgaacCATTGCCtgcgagtttttcacatattgatctttgctagtTGCTTCTTTGTTGCCattattacgattgctacaaaactgctactgttacttttgccgccgttaccgttacttccatactactttgctactaaatactttgctgtagatattaagtatttcaggtgtggttgaattgacaactcaactgctaatacttgagaatattctttggctccccttgtgtctaatcaataaatttcggttgaatattctatccttgaaaactgttgcgatcccctatacttgtgggttatcaagacctttttctggcgtcgttgccggggagtatagctctattcttcgagtcacttggaatttatatctgttgatcactatgaggaacttgaaagatgaaagaaccaagttttttccctctactacgagggaaggtaaggaattgccatctagctctgcacttgattctccttctgttatgagtaaatttgcgacacctacacatgcacctgctatgattctgatatgtcgcgtgttattgatgatgccacttctgctatgcatgatgcttatgatgatactacttctctatTTGATAATACTGTGACATTAGGTgaattgctagggttagagagaataaaattattgaaactgatgatattaatgaaagcgatgatgaagattctccccttaaatatgaattgcatgttgtacttgagggttatgttatggatgaagaaactgataGAGACTttgttgcttgcaatgatagatataaTCTTAAAAAACtgttagttaagctgaaagaaatttttttgaatgctagaatgaaatatgaccctacttttacTACTTCacttatctgtgttactgataaggattatgatttctctgtcgatcgtGTGTtactgttgtacctgagggttatgctATGGACGTCTGGGATGTGACCGGCCAAAATTAGGGCCAGTTCATCAGTGCCCCCAAAATTTATAGGCCGTATGCCCGTATAAATTGTAATGGGGTAAGGAGGACTCTATTCATTCCATAATACAAGAGCGTTTTTGATACTAGtgtcctataatataagagcgtttttaacagtcaaacgctcttatattatggttCTGATGGGGTAATAAATGGTAAGGAAAAGCCAAGTGTTCTGAATCGCCGATGAATGTATGACAAAGAACAGCTACACAAGGTACGCTCACTTGCACGAGAAGCGCGGAAAAGCTGACGCGAGCTGGCGCACTGAGATCGTTATGAATACTCCATTGGCAGCAGATCAATTAAGCCAAGGTGGGCGTTGCAGTTGCACCGGCACAGTGCGGCGCTCATTGAGTAGGCCGGCGAGCGCCTTCTACTCGATCAGGGTCTCCGATTTAATAAGCCTCCGGGGAGCGGTTACGAGAAGAGCACCCAAAGCGGCAACGAgtacgcggcgagcggcatggcgCATTCAGGTGCTCCACCAACCTTCCTGACCTCCTCGCCCTATACATATGTCTACAGCACTCTCTCCAGCCCACGCATCGTTCGTCGAGAGCGTAGAGTACAGCACGATGGCGCCTAGCACTCGTAGGGCCAATGCCATCCTCGTCGTGGTGATGCTCCTCGCGGCTGCCATGGCAGCGCTGGCAGCCGACGTGCTGGTCGCCGAGGCGGCGGCTGAGGTGTCGTGCGGGGACGCGGTGAGCGCGCTGATCCCGTGCGGGTCGTTCCTGGTGGGCGCCGTCGCCGGGGCGCCGAGCGAGAGCTGCTGCCGCGGCGCGCAGGGGCTGCGGAGGACGGCGGGCACGCCAGGCGCGCGGCGCGCGCTCTGCAGGTGCCTGGAGCAGTCCGGCCCGTCCTTCGGCGTGCTCCCGGACCGCGCCCGGCAGCTACCCGCGCTCTGCAAGCTCGGCATCTCCATCCCCGTCAGCCCCCACACCGACTGCGACAAGTAAGCCCTCGCACCACTTGCGGAGTGCACTGGGGATTTTGCATGCATGGAAAAATGCTAGCTCGATCGTCAAACTTGTTGATTCACATGGCGCATTTGCATGCATGCAGGATACAGTGAGCGACCGATCGGCGGGCGAACTGATGGTCCGACGCATGCACGCGGGTGGCGTGAAGTGATGGCACGAAGTGTTCGATGGAGGAGTTCATGGCTGAATAAATTGCTAAACAGTATAACACAGCTACCTAGAACCCCTCACAGCGATTTAATATTTCTGGCCGTCAGATCAGGCTAATGACGTTCGAGATGGGTCTATCCTGCCACAAGGTGCCTATGGTCGTTTTGGCTCACCGTAGCAGGCCGCTGCTCCGCATAGCGATCTGGGAATCCTCTCATTAATCAGGCCGGCTGAACGGGACAACCTACGTAGGCCCAAAAATGGATGGTTGAGGCCCATAGCGTTCATCCCTTGCCTCTTCGTCTCTCCGGAACCGGCGTTCTTCATGCGTTCCTCAGCGCTGCCGCGACGCGATATGTGGCTGTTGTTCTGCTCATCTCCTCAGATCCTCGACTTATGAATCAGCCTAGGTCCTTTCTTCTTTTCACCAATACGGCGATCGTCTCCTCTGGATCTGGTCCGCGAGCTGCTTAGTTTCAACCATGCGGCACCGACCCACGCTGTCAGTGTCCTTCTCCAGCTTTCCTCGGCGTGCATGGGCCTCCATGTTGTTCCCTGTTTCCCATAGATGAGGAGACGAATTGTTCAATGTATAATCTGTCATCTAGGAGCAGGGAGTGGCTTGGCGATGATACAAAGAGTTGTCAAGCGGTGACCAACATGTCCACTTGActttcctttctttttttgggtTTTATGTTGGTCCACCCCTGTTGCTTCACTCCTCGTTGAGCTCTTTCAGTGTTTTCTTAGAACCCTGTTCGATCTTTTAATATGCCTTTTCTGATTTGCCTTTTAGCAGGTTTCAGAGTTTGCGTAATTTAGAACAGAATCATCAAACAAGTGAAGACTGAAGAACGGAGCACCTGATATTGGAAAAGTCCAACCTTATGTCAAGTTCCTGATAGTAAAGTTTCAGGTTGCAAACCGTGCTCAAAAGATAGAGAGCTAAATCCAAGGGTAAGCCATCACATTTTGAAACCAATGATCAAACTGGAGCCATCGCTCAACATTTGTACCAATTTCACTTGCCTTCAGAAGATCTGGTACAACATGAATTTGTTTTTCCCTCGAGACCCTTTTGTtcccatgatttatttatttatgctGAAAACAATGTGTTGATTGCAGCTTGAAGGAAGTGTTTATTCTCTACTTGTACACACATAAATTCATGGTCGGTCATGTAGGCAAAACCGATCTGAAAAGATAAAATTATTCGTGGTAATATTATGATGAAACTATTTTGTGTGAGAAGAGAACTACTGTGACGAAACTTGTACTGCAGGTACCTTTCCGTTTCCGACAACATTCTTATAGGTGGAAAGGGAAGAAACGACGATGACAGAATTATCAATGAAATATTTTCCCGTTAAATGATGCAAAATGTCATGCCATCACATCATATACTTTGACTACTTCGGAGAGTAACATATCTAATTTTCCCTGCAAAGATAGTATTTTATTTGGATTGCCATTTTCTTCACACATTCTGACTTGAAGGAATGGGTCATGAAACTATATAAGGGAATCAAAACGTTGTGGTCCTTTTTCTTGAATCAGTTGGAGTAATGAAAAAAATCCAT comes from Triticum aestivum cultivar Chinese Spring chromosome 5B, IWGSC CS RefSeq v2.1, whole genome shotgun sequence and encodes:
- the LOC123113891 gene encoding non-specific lipid-transfer protein A gives rise to the protein MAPSTRRANAILVVVMLLAAAMAALAADVLVAEAAAEVSCGDAVSALIPCGSFLVGAVAGAPSESCCRGAQGLRRTAGTPGARRALCRCLEQSGPSFGVLPDRARQLPALCKLGISIPVSPHTDCDKIQ